In Quercus lobata isolate SW786 chromosome 12, ValleyOak3.0 Primary Assembly, whole genome shotgun sequence, a genomic segment contains:
- the LOC115969919 gene encoding ETO1-like protein 1 → MRTFFPSESCKETQLNALNPQSWLQVERGKLSKLSLHPSSSSSSSIESFIKVPEPQILPFFKPVDYVEVLAQIHEELESCPPQERSNLCLLQFQVFRGLGEVKLMRRSLRAAWQKASTVHEKLVFGAWLKYEKQGEDLIADLLGTCVKCAQEFGPIDVASQLPLNLNVNSHECVSMNGNQVSRNVSFRIGDEKIVCDRQKISSLSAPFNAMLNGCFTESLCEDIDMSENNISPSGMRAVKEFSMTGSLSEVPPNLLLEILFFANKFCCERLKDACDRKLTSLVCSREDAVELMEYALEENTPILAAACLQIFLRELPDCLNDDRVVEIFINANRQQRSIMVGPASFSLYCLLSEVAMNLDPRSGKTACFLEKLIEFAETDRQRLLGLHQLGCVRLMRKEYDEAEHLFEAALNAGHIYSVAGLARVGYIKGHKLWAYEKLSSVISTVTPLGWMHQERSLYCEGDKRKEDLEKATELDPTLTYPYMYRAASSMRKQNATDALKEINRVLGFKLALECLELRFCFFLALENYQSALCDVQAILTLSPDYRMFEGRVVASQLRTLVHEHVDNWTTADCWMQLYERWSSVDDIGSLSVIYQMLESDAAKGILYFRQSLLLLRLNCAEAAMRSLQLARQHASSEHERLVYEGWILYDTGHCEEGLQKAEESIKIKRSFEAFFLKAYALADSSQDPSCSSTVVSLLEDALKCPSDRLRKGQALNNLGSVYVDCGKLDLAANCYINALNIRHTRAHQGLARVHFLRNDKSAAYDEMTKLIEKARNNASAYEKRSEYCDRDFTKADLEMVTQLDPLRVYPYRYRAAVLMDSHKENEAIAELSRAISFKADVHLLHLRAAFHEHVGNVLGALRDCRAALSVDPNHQEMLELHSRVYSHEP, encoded by the exons ATGAGGACTTTCTTTCCCTCTGAGTCTTGTAAAGAAACACAGCTCAATGCTCTCAATCCACAGTCTTGGCTCCAAGTTGAAAGAGGGAAACTTTCCAAACTTTCATTgcatccttcttcttcttcttcttcatccat AGAATCTTTTATCAAGGTCCCTGAGCCACAGATACTCCCATTCTTTAAACCTGTTGATTATGTAGAAGTTTTAGCTCAAATTCATGAAGAACTCGAATCATGTCCTCCGCAAGAGAGGTCAAACCTCTGTTTATTACAATTTCAGGTGTTTAGAGGCCTTGGAGAGGTTAAATTGATGCGGAGAAGCCTCCGCGCAGCTTGGCAGAAGGCTAGCACTGTTCATGAGAAGCTTGTATTTGGGGCATGGTTGAAGTATGAGAAGCAAGGGGAAGATCTTATTGCTGACTTGCTTGGCACTTGTGTGAAATGTGCACAAGAGTTTGGGCCTATTGATGTAGCATCTCAGCTTCCCCttaatttaaatgttaattCCCATGAGTGTGTTTCAATGAATGGGAACCAAGTTTCGAGGAATGTTAGTTTTAGAATTGGAGATGAGAAAATAGTTTGTGATAGGCAGAAAATCTCTAGCCTTTCAGCCCCATTTAATGCTATGCTAAATGGGTGTTTCACAGAATCACTTTGTGAGGACATTGATATGTCTGAAAACAATATCTCGCCATCAGGTATGAGGGCAGTTAAGGAATTTAGTATGACAGGCAGTTTAAGTGAAGTCCCTCCAAATCTCTTGctggaaatattattttttgcaaacaAGTTTTGTTGTGAAAGGCTCAAAGATGCTTGTGATAGGAAACTCACATCTCTGGTTTGCTCTAGAGAAGATGCAGTGGAACTCATGGAATATGCTCTTGAAGAAAATACTCCAATTTTAGCAGCCGCatgtttgcaaatttttttacgTGAACTACCTGATTGTTTGAATGATGATCGGGTGGTGGAGATATTTATTAATGCTAATAGACAACAAAGATCAATCATGGTTGGGCCAGCCTCATTTTCCCTATACTGTTTATTAAGTGAAGTTGCCATGAACCTTGATCCTAGGTCTGGTAAAACAGCTTGTTTCCTAGAAAAGCTGATTGAGTTTGCTGAAACAGACCGGCAGAGACTATTGGGGCTTCATCAATTGGGATGTGTGAGGTTGATGAGGAAAGAGTACGATGAAGCCGAACATCTTTTTGAGGCAGCTTTGAACGCTGGCCATATTTATTCTGTTGCAGGTTTGGCTAGAGTTGGTTACATCAAGGGTCATAAACTTTGGGCCTATGAGAAGCTCAGCTCTGTAATTTCCACTGTTACCCCACTTGGTTGGATGCACCAGGAGAGATCATTATACTGTGAAGGTGATAAGAGGAAGGAGGACCTTGAGAAAGCAACTGAATTGGACCCAACTCTTACTTATCCCTACATGTATCGGGCTGCTTCATCAATGAGGAAACAGAATGCTACAGATGCGCTTAAAGAAATTAATCGGGTTCTTGGGTTTAAACTTGCATTAGAATGCTTGGAGCTTCGGTTTTGCTTCTTTTTGGCACTTGAGAATTATCAGTCAGCCCTTTGTGATGTTCAGGCTATTCTCACACTTTCCCCTGATTATAGGATGTTTGAGGGACGGGTGGTAGCATCCCAGCTCCGTACTCTTGTGCATGAGCATGTAGATAATTGGACTACAGCAGATTGTTGGATGCAATTGTATGAGCGGTGGTCTTCAGTTGATGATATTGGGTCTCTGTCCGTTATCTACCAGATGCTTGAATCTGATGCAGCAAAAGGGATTTTATACTTCAGACAGTCTTTGCTTCTTTTGAG GTTGAACTGTGCTGAGGCAGCCATGCGGAGTTTACAATTAGCTCGCCAACATGCATCCAGTGAACATGAACGGCTGGTCTATGAGGGATGGATCTTATATGATACTGGTCATTGTGAGGAAGGGCTCCAGAAAGCAGAAGAGTCTATCAAAATCAAGAGGTCCTTTGAGGCCTTCTTCCTGAAAGCCTATGCATTGGCTGACTCTAGCCAAGATCCATCTTGTTCTTCAACTGTTGTTTCACTTCTTGAAGATGCATTGAAGTGTCCGTCAGACAGGCTTCGTAAAGGTCAG GCACTGAACAATCTCGGAAGCGTTTATGTAGACTGTGGGAAGTTAGACTTAGCAGCTAATTGTTACATTAATGCCCTTAACATCCGGCACACACGAGCCCACCAGGGCCTAGCTCGTGTTCATTTTCTCAGAAATGATAAGTCTGCTGCATATGATGAAATGACCAAACTGATTGAGAAGGCTCGGAACAATGCATCTGCCTATGAGAAGAGGTCTGAGTACTGTGATCGTGATTTTACAAAGGCGGATCTGGAGATGGTCACCCAATTAGATCCCCTCCGGGTGTACCCTTACAGATATCGAGCTGCAG TGTTAATGGACAGCCACAAAGAAAATGAAGCCATTGCTGAACTATCAAGAGCAATTTCATTCAAAGCAGACGTTCACCTTCTACATCTGCGGGCTGCGTTCCACGAGCACGTTGGCAATGTCTTAGGTGCACTACGTGACTGTCGAGCAGCTCTTTCTGTTGATCCAAACCATCAAGAAATGTTGGAGCTTCACAGCCGTGTATACAGCCATGAACCatga
- the LOC115972300 gene encoding probable protein phosphatase 2C 51 has product MEGFKISVLWLTIFVILIPSSYGVSMLRMMENDEGGLSERAEWDLSTESLQNKTVNCQFATFLGHREYQEDRIVCDLDMKIPHLGKNGLGEGTVGVMAVFDGHIGEEASEMASKLLLDYFYMHALFNTSELMEQYEGVPVTEDEITHLEILKEALLRTIRDIDFKFSQEAFEKRIFSGSTATVAILVDGKILIANVGDSKALLCTKKIQSGQGNLTASLSATELTEDHSPGRDDERARIEAAGGIVVTLWGKPWVNAELPMSRAIGDVYQKRFGVIAEPEVTGWQTLDAKDRFLVVSSDGIFESMTPQDVCDLVHDSSSCSPSSSLAECIVNTAFEKGSVDNLSVIVVPL; this is encoded by the exons ATGGAAGGGTTTAAAATTTCAGTACTTTGGttaacaatttttgttattttgattcCATCTTCATATGGGGTATCCATGTTGCGTATGATGGAAAATGATGAAGGTGGCCTTTCTGAACGTGCTGAGTGGGATCTCTCCACCGAATCTCTTCAAAATAAGACAGTGAACTGCCAGTTTGCCACATTTCTGGGGCATAGGGAATACCAAGAGGATCGTATTGTATGTGATCTTGATATGAAGATTCCACATCtag GCAAAAATGGGCTTGGGGAGGGTACAGTTGGTGTTATGGCAGTATTTGATGGTCATATTGGTGAGGAAGCTAGTGAGATGGCTTCAAAACTTCTGCTGGATTACTTTTACATGCATGCTTTATTCAATACCTCCGAGCTAATGGAACAGTACGAGGGAGTACCTGTAACTGAGGATGAAATAACACATTTGGAAATATTAAAAGAAGCATTGTTGAGGACAATTCGTGacattgatttcaaattttctcAG GAGGCTTTTGAAAAGAGGATTTTCTCAGGATCCACAGCCACTGTGGCTATTCTTGTTGATGGGAAGATTTTAATTGCCAATGTTGGTGACTCAAAGGCCCTTTTATGCACAAAGAAAATTCAGTCTGGTCAAG GTAACTTGACAGCCAGTCTTTCAGCTACTGAACTAACAGAAGATCATAGTCCAGGTAGAGATGATGAAAGAGCTCGAATTGAAGCAGCTGGTGGTATCGTTGTTACTCTTTGGGGTAAGCCTTGGGTGAATGCTGAACTTCCTATGTCCCGAGCCATTGGTGATGTGTACCAAAAGAG ATTTGGTGTTATAGCTGAGCCTGAAGTGACAGGTTGGCAAACTCTAGATGCCAAAGATAGATTTTTGGTGGTTTCTTCTGATGGTATTTTTGAAAGCATGACACCGCAAGATGTATGTGATCTTGTACATGATTCAAGTTCATGCTCGCCCTCATCCTCGTTAGCTGAATGCATAGTAAATACAGCGTTTGAGAAAGGCAGCGTGGATAATTTGTCAGTTATTGTAGTTCCATTATGA
- the LOC115970681 gene encoding E3 ubiquitin-protein ligase BIG BROTHER-like: MKNTSLFSVDASNFNLAPPSSPPPIIFVEEEDEEEEEEEEEDVYDDYDGAVLFIDYGDDDEGGVYYNESPEDVVDDDSDDVRLIVGLKVMNIEEGSSLLLGGECAVCLEEFRVGSHAKLPCSHIFHQNCILPWFWMNDFCPLCRHKMA; the protein is encoded by the coding sequence ATGAAGAATACGTCTTTGTTTTCAGTCGATGCAAGCAATTTTAACTTGGCTCCTCCAAGTAGTCCTCCGCCAATAATCTTcgtggaagaagaagatgaagaagaagaagaagaagaagaagaggacgTTTATGATGATTATGATGGTGCTGTTCTTTTTATTGActatggtgatgatgatgaaggtGGTGTTTATTACAACGAATCTCCCGAGgatgttgttgatgatgattcTGATGATGTAAGATTAATTGTAGGCTTGAAAGTGATGAATATTGAAGAAGGGTCATCGTTGCTTTTGGGTGGTGAGTGTGCAGTGTGTTTGGAAGAGTTTCGTGTGGGGTCGCATGCTAAGTTGCCATGCTCACATATCTTTCATCAAAACTGCATTCTTCCATGGTTTTGGATGAATGATTTCTGTCCACTCTGTCGCCATAAGATGGCTTAG
- the LOC115969766 gene encoding probable protein phosphatase 2C 51, giving the protein MMKGFKISILWLGISVLAIPSSYGVSVSCMMAYDEGGISNVLESPECSEWVLSTESLQNKTLNCQSATLQGHRDYQEDCILCHPDMKIPRLGKSGLEEGKVGVMAVFDGHGGKEASEMASKLLLDYFYMHALFSSYKLLTQYKGVLPVTDDEITHLKILKEALLNTIQEIDFKFSQEAFQKKIFSGSTATVALLVDGKILIANVGDSKALLCTKKIRSDNMTTSLSVTKLTEDHHPDRDDERDRIEAAGGSVVSVWGVPRVNRILTLSRAIGDVYLKRFGVIAVPQVTGWQPLDANDRFLVVSSDGIFESLTPQDVCDLINDSSSCSPLSSLGDCIVNTAFEKGSMDNLSVIVVPL; this is encoded by the exons ATGATGAaaggttttaaaatttcaatactCTGGTTAGGAATTTCTGTTCTTGCAATTCCATCTTCATATGGAGTATCTGTATCATGTATGATGGCATATGACGAAGGTGGCATTTCTAATGTGTTGGAGTCTCCTGAATGTTCTGAGTGGGTTCTTTCCACTGAATCTCTTCAAAATAAGACTTTGAACTGCCAGTCTGCCACACTTCAGGGACATAGGGACTACCAAGAAGATTGTATCTTATGTCATCCTGATATGAAAATACCACGCCTTG GAAAAAGTGGTCTTGAGGAGGGTAAAGTTGGTGTTATGGCAGTATTTGATGGTCATGGTGGTAAGGAAGCTAGTGAGATGGCTTCAAAACTTCTGTTGGATTACTTTTACATGCATGCTTTATTCAGCTCGTACAAGCTACTGACACAGTACAAGGGAGTGTTACCTGTAACTGATGATGAAATCACACatttgaaaatactaaaagaAGCATTGTTGAATACAATTCAAgaaattgatttcaaattttctcAG GAGGCTTTTCAAAAGAAGATTTTCTCAGGATCCACAGCCACTGTGGCTCTTCTTGTTGATGGGAAGATTTTAATTGCCAATGTTGGTGACTCAAAGGCCCTTTTATGCACAAAGAAGATTCGGTCTG ACAACATGACAACTAGTCTTTCAGTCACTAAACTAACAGAAGATCACCATCCAGATAGAGATGATGAAAGAGATCGAATTGAAGCAGCTGGTGGTTCTGTTGTTAGTGTTTGGGGTGTGCCTCGAGTCAATCGAATACTCACTTTGTCCAGAGCCATTGGTGATGTGTATCTAAAGAG ATTTGGTGTTATAGCTGTGCCTCAAGTGACAGGTTGGCAACCTCTAGATGCTAATGATAGATTTCTGGTGGTTTCGTCTGATGGTATTTTCGAAAGCTTGACACCGCAAGATGTGTGTGATCTTATAAATGATTCAAGTTCATGCTCGCCCTTATCCTCATTGGGCGATTGCATTGTAAATACAGCATTTGAGAAAGGTAGCATGGATAATTTGTCAGTTATTGTAGTTCCATTatga